A window of Plasmodium malariae genome assembly, chromosome: 5 contains these coding sequences:
- the PmUG01_05037000 gene encoding conserved Plasmodium protein, unknown function, translating to MANEEYNRKISWDEDGFIGINEDNLSSIRHNNSVNEKSSLLITNECKDSFLIDDFSRRPKNMMSVYYENDDEDNIFGGGENSSLNKNLKTLNLSDIKKKGVKSDSNNLNYGSNNSNGRSSSNNNTRSITNGGSSSSPFQGLMSNVNDALNFVPNSSTITSNKLEDPANTDCSSSNNYNSNNNSNVYHHNSFFEKEYSNTNNVGENKNNYENYEHSLSGKMNIINLSENINVDNKDSNNNNSFDLFPFFKSLNSIRTKLLSYYDLDNDVVIYRCMCALLPYFNVYKTYDFMNNFIDIEKNEHEMDDKNRDNANINETENDDYDDENENITKINNMNNNFNNYNNKLSIEKNPDIYAFVWLNIFISFVIFFLFNIKNMFFSNSIYVDSTSTGTTSNGGAIYDDTQDSDVIINMKNYMKENKLNILYNSLLFIYSFNIFIPVLVHVTNYFVTKKVYPIKLSFLISLMSYNNIILLPVIFIYKYLIIETTSTFFFWFFTLLRFILFVFYMTTSIFYIYKYVNKMLRIHFESNIVYLNYAIFLFSYMSFYLILKSYILNYL from the coding sequence ATGGCGAATGAAGAATACAACAGAAAGATTAGCTGGGATGAAGATGGTTTCATTGGAATAAACGAAGATAACCTTAGTAGCATTAGGCACAATAATAGTGTCAATGAAAAGTCCAGCTTGTTAATTACAAATGAATGTAAAGATAGTTTTCTTATTGATGACTTTTCAAGAAGaccaaaaaatatgatgagtgtatattatgaaaatgatGACGAGGATAATATTTTTGGTGGGGGGGAAAACAGCtcgttaaataaaaatttaaaaacgCTTAATTTGagtgatataaaaaaaaagggggtaAAAAGTGATagcaataatttaaattatggtAGTAATAACAGTAACGGTAGAAGTagcagtaataacaatactAGAAGTATCACTAATGGtggtagtagtagcagtCCATTTCAAGGGCTCATGAGTAACGTGAATGACGCTCTTAACTTTGTCCCAAATAGTAGTACTATAACAAGTAATAAACTGGAAGACCCTGCAAATACAGATTGTTCGTCTAGTAATAATTACAACAGTAATAACAACAGTAATGTATATCATCACAATTCCTTTTTTGAAAAGGAATATAGTAACACAAATAATGTaggagaaaataaaaacaattatgaaaattatgaacatagTCTAAGCGGAAAAATGAACATAATCAATTTAAgcgaaaatataaatgtagatAATAAGGATAGCAATAATAACAACTCTTTTGATctatttcccttttttaaaaGCTTAAATAGTATTagaacaaaattattatcatattatgATTTAGATAATGATGTAGTAATATATAGGTGTATGTGTGCACTACTAccttattttaatgtatataaaacatatgaCTTTATGAACAATTTTATTGATATAGAAAAGAATGAACATGAAATGGATGATAAAAATAGGGATAATGCAAATATTAACGAAACGGAAAATGATGATTAtgatgatgaaaatgaaaatataacaaaaataaataacatgaataataactttaataattataacaacaaATTAAGTATTGAAAAAAACCCAGATATATATGCCTTTGTTTGGTTGAATATATTCATCTcctttgtaattttttttcttttcaacataaaaaatatgttttttagtAACAGCATATATGTTGATAGTACTTCCACAGGTACTACTAGTAATGGTGGTGCAATATACGATGATACGCAGGATAGTGATGTGAtaattaatatgaaaaattacatGAAGGAAAACAAATTGAACATTCTCTACAATTCATTACTTTTTATCTATtcatttaacatttttataccTGTACTTGTGCATGTAACTAACTATTTTGTtacaaaaaaagtatatcCAATTAAATTGTCATTTCTTATTTCTTTAATGAgttataataacataattttattaccagtgatttttatttacaagtATTTAATTATAGAAACTACttcaacattttttttttggtttttcaCACTTTTACgatttattctttttgttttttatatgactacatccatattttatatatataaatatgtcaACAAAATGTTGCGCATTCATTTTGAAAGTAATATTGTATATCTCAATTAcgctatttttttattttcgtaCATGTCCTTTTATCTCATATTAAAGAGTTACATActcaattatttataa
- the PmUG01_05037100 gene encoding ran binding protein 1, putative: protein MDDEKNDYNPEEEVTTGNWNTPKIELKEVEIKTGEEDESLYWSGRSKLYRWVDGEWKERGLGESKLLLHKKKGIIRFLLRQEKTLKVVANHYIYPNESYCKLVPNAGSEKIYAWTVKDFAEEPKIEQFALKFNTAEAAKLFKQKFDEAGKVNLKLLDDKGELKEKHEKTEEKNIKEEKEENGEAEETGKMVKEDTKEESKEKKKDDEKENKKEDDDKTTDEKKNGMKEDKDKKNEENDEKEEANKKKDNDDKNKNKTNENKEGVKLQEKDKENSKNDDKKKNEEDNIKRES, encoded by the exons atgGACGACGAAAAAAACGACTATAACCCAGAAGAGGAAGTTACCACAGGAAACTGGAATACTccaaag ATTGAATTAAAAGAAGTAGAAATAAAAACTGGTGAAGAAGATGAAAGTTTATATTGGTCAGGACGATCAAAATTGTATAGATGGGTAGATGGTGAATGGAAGGAAAGAGGATTGGGTGAAtcgaaattattattacataagaaaaaaggaataataagATTTCTTTTAAGGCAAGAAAAAACCTTAAAGGTAGTAGCTaaccattatatatatccaaACGAATCTTATTGTAAACTTGTACCAAATGCAGGaagtgaaaaaatttatgcatGGACAGTAAAGGATTTTGCAGAAGAACCAAAAATAGAGCAATTtgcattaaaatttaatactGCGGAAGCTGCcaaattatttaaacaaaagTTTGATGAAGCGGGTAAAGTTAACCTTAAACTTCTTGATGACAAAGGAGagttaaaagaaaaacatgaaaagacggaggaaaaaaacataaaagaggaaaaagaagaaaatggCGAAGCTGAAGAAACAGGAAAAATGGTCAAGGAGGATACTAAAGAAGAgagcaaagaaaaaaaaaaggacgatgaaaaagaaaataaaaaagaagatgaTGATAAAACAACagatgaaaagaaaaacggAATGAAAGAGgataaggataaaaaaaatgaagaaaacgatgaaaaagaagaagcaaataaaaaaaaagacaatgatgataaaaataagaataaaacgAATGAAAATAAGGAAGGGGTCAAACTGCAAGAAAAAGATAAggaaaattcaaaaaatgacgataagaaaaaaaatgaggaagATAATATTAAAAGGGAAAGTTGa
- the PmUG01_05037200 gene encoding apical merozoite protein, putative codes for MYVRTAVCCIRLHVTDNTFSVPMNFQKCKVFFLFSHLFLFLDFPLFNIIMNCGFSFFCILIINIILSINLIVECNKLMLNDKDKMTVDAILSKEVKENKGFNIQQVEKGNAISHKKLEMNINHHNVNDNDLKDHMDKLRKLHKDLKNSSSSSSNSNNSSTNSSNSSSKAYSKGDILKVEDQNSSNKTDKNNHSTNGKGEKDNNDDSLRKYILQEINNNRKLDTEKKSYEEINLLEENSKKLQNDIHTWLKSVNDIEEKSKKLKDIKSQLLNNIASLNQTLTEEIENINDIKKLQKEQNDIFSENWLYFFPSTPDYLIEEKNKSNYNILNYLESFSKKNKQQSYESNIRKQQKPHHYDNTNSSDIFHFLSYFVLLMFFFFFS; via the coding sequence atgtatgtacgcacTGCTGTATGTTGTATTCGTCTTCACGTAACGGACAATACGTTTAGTGTCCCTATGAATTTTCAGAAATGTAaagttttctttttattttcccatctttttctttttttagattttcccctttttaatattataatgaattgcggtttttcttttttttgtattttaataataaatataattctttcaataaatttaatcgttgaatgtaataaattaatgttAAATGACAAAGACAAAATGACAGTGGATGCTATTCTTTCAAAAGAGGTGAAAGAGAACAAAGGATTCAACATACAACAAGTAGAAAAAGGAAACGCCATTTCGCACAAAAAACTTGAAATGAACATTAACCATCACAATGTGAATGACAATGATTTGAAGGATCATATGGACAAGCTAAGGAAATTACAcaaagatttaaaaaatagtagtagtagtagtagtaatagtaataatagtagtactaatagtagtaatagtagtagtaaagCATATTCAAAAGGGGATATACTAAAAGTTGAAGATCagaatagtagtaataagaCAGATAAGAATAATCATAGTACAAATGGAAAAGGGGAGAAGGATAATAACGATGATAGCTtaagaaaatacattttacaagaaataaataacaacAGAAAATTAGATACAGAGAAAAAAAGctatgaagaaataaatttgttagaagaaaattcaaaaaaactACAAAATGATATTCATACTTGGTTAAAGTCAGTAAATGACATAGAAGAAAAGTCCAAAAAACtaaaagatattaaaagtcaactattaaataatattgcATCTTTAAATCAAACTTTAACagaagaaatagaaaatataaatgatattaaaaagttacaaaaagaacaaaatgaCATTTTTTCTGAAAATTGGTTATACTTTTTCCCCTCAACACCTGACTATttaatagaagaaaaaaataaatcgaattataatattttaaattatttagaatcctttagtaaaaaaaataaacaacaGAGTTACGAAAGTAATATAAGGAAACAACAAAAACCTCATCATTATGATAATACTAATTCTAGTGATATTTTCCACTTTTTAAGCTATTTCGTCCtcttaatgtttttttttttttttagttaa
- the PmUG01_05037300 gene encoding 60S ribosomal protein L7ae/L30e, putative yields MKEINEESESNKETNEKEGQNNNSNNSKKGKNNYDKMIEEIKTENSKCYISVISEPLLKKKYYKYFLKILDYTYCAKVNISHIIKTNENLDEQRKKILKTKFLVIGLSQVIKAIRKGMQGIVIIAVDIYPIDIICHIPVFCEEHNIPYTFVTTKNKLAHLCKLKRSITCLFIINPNKDHISIFEDTINQYNKKQKINNYSKLYEKLLAAVKKNHPFFQS; encoded by the coding sequence atgaaagagaTAAATGAAGAGTCTGAAAGTAACAAAGAAACGAATGAGAAGGAAGGGCAAAACaacaacagtaataatagtaagaaaggaaaaaacaattaCGATAAAATGATTGAAGAGATAAAAACAGAGAATAGTAAGTGTTACATATCAGTAATTAGTGAaccattattaaaaaaaaagtattataaatactttttaaaaattctggATTACACATACTGTGCTAAGGTAAACATAtcacatataataaaaacaaatgaaaatttagatgaacaaagaaaaaaaatattaaaaacaaaatttttagtaataGGATTAAGTCAAGTTATTAAAGCTATAAGAAAAGGAATGCAAGGTATTGTTATTATAGCTGTCGATATATACCCCATTGATATTATTTGTCATATACCCGTATTTTGTGAAGAACATAATATTCCATATACTTTTGttacaacaaaaaataagttagcacatttatgtaaattaaaaCGATCAATTacttgtttatttataataaaccCAAATAAAGATCATATTTCCATATTTGAAGACACAATAAATCAGTACaataagaaacaaaaaattaataattattccaAGCTCTACGAAAAACTATTAGCAGCTGTCAAAAAAAATCACCCCTTTTTTCAGTCATAG